A genomic segment from Chrysemys picta bellii isolate R12L10 chromosome 11, ASM1138683v2, whole genome shotgun sequence encodes:
- the NEUROD1 gene encoding neurogenic differentiation factor 1 — MTKSYSESGLMGEPQPQGPPSWTDECLSSQDEEHEVDKKEEDLEAMQAETEEDSLRNGEEEDEDDDLEEEEEEEEEEEDDDQKPKRRGPKKKKMTKARMERFKLRRMKANARERNRMHGLNAALDNLRKVVPCYSKTQKLSKIETLRLAKNYIWALSEILRSGKSPDLVSFVQTLCKGLSQPTTNLVAGCLQLNPRTFLPEQNQDMPPHMQPASASFPVHPYAYQSPGLPSPPYGTMDSSHIFHVKPPHSFGAALEPFFESTLTDCTSPSFDGPLSPPLSINGNFSFKHEPSNEFDKNYAFTMHYPAATLAGASGHGSIFSGSASRCEIPIDNIMPYESHSHHERVMSAQLNAIFHD, encoded by the coding sequence ATGACCAAATCATACAGCGAGAGCGGGCTGATGggggagccccagccccagggtccCCCGAGCTGGACAGATGAGTGCCTCAGCTCTCAGGACGAGGAACACGAGGTGGATAAGAAGGAGGAGGATCTCGAAGCCATGCAAGCCGAGACCGAAGAGGACTCGCTGAGAAACGgcgaggaggaggatgaagacgACGACttagaggaagaggaggaagaagaggaagaggaagaagacgATGACCAAAAGCCTAAAAGACGGGGTCCCAAGAAGAAGAAGATGACTAAGGCGCGCATGGAGAGGTTCAAGCTGAGGCGCATGAAGGCTAATGCCCGGGAGCGGAATCGCATGCACGGGCTGAACGCGGCTCTAGACAACTTGCGCAAGGTGGTGCCCTGTTACTCCAAAACGCAGAAACTCTCCAAGATCGAGACCCTGCGCTTGGCCAAGAACTATATCTGGGCGCTCTCCGAGATCCTGCGCTCCGGCAAGAGCCCGGACCTCGTTTCATTTGTACAGACCCTGTGCAAGGGGTTGTCCCAACCCACTACCAACTTAGTAGCCGGCTGCCTCCAGCTCAACCCCAGGACTTTCCTTCCCGAGCAGAACCAAGACATGCCGCCCCATATGCAGCCGGCCAGTGCTTCCTTCCCAGTGCACCCTTACGCCTACCAGTCCCCGGGTCTTCCCAGTCCGCCCTATGGCACCATGGACAGCTCCCATATCTTCCACGTGAAGCCTCCGCACTCGTTTGGGGCTGCTCTGGAGCCATTTTTTGAAAGCACCCTCACTGATTGCACCAGCCCTTCCTTTGACGGACCCCTCAGCCCGCCCCTCAGCATCAATGGAAACTTCTCTTTCAAACATGAACCTTCCAACGAGTTTGATAAAAATTATGCCTTTACCATGCACTATCCCGCAGCTACTCTGGCAGGAGCCTCAGGCCACGGATCAATCTTCTCTGGCTCTGCCTCTCGCTGTGAGATCCCCATAGACAACATTATGCCCTATGAGAGCCATTCCCATCACGAACGAGTCATGAGTGCCCAGCTCAATGCCATCTTTCACGATTAA